A stretch of Pseudomonas sp. LS.1a DNA encodes these proteins:
- the pvdN gene encoding pyoverdine-tailoring periplasmic protein PvdN gives MNDRRTFLKQAGLLAAALPLTGPLLPAAHAAPAQPATANGWAAFRSLFELDPAYAHFANFLITSHPRPVREAIEALRARFDRHPARMVDWDSQSEWKHEAAVREWAARYLEVTPRQIALTGSTTEGLGLIYGGLKIAPGQEILTTVHEHSAARHTMGFRTTRDGTPVHRLRLFEDPAKVNSDQVLATIAAAIGPKTRVLGMTWVHSGSGVKLPVGEIGALVREVNRQRDEQDRIIYVIDGVHGFGVEDMRFADLNCDYFIAGTHKWMFGPRGTGIICAASTELKQLNPTIATFSENEDFATVMTPGGYHAFEHRWALGKAFELHLQLGKAAVQARIHGLNDYLRQRLEALPGIELVTPRSAQYSAGFTFFRVTGQDADEIARYLNSQRIVVDAVSRDVGPVVRTAPGLLNTEAEIERLVDALKKHVRG, from the coding sequence ATGAACGATCGTCGCACCTTTCTCAAGCAGGCCGGCCTGCTGGCGGCCGCCCTGCCCCTCACAGGCCCGCTGCTGCCTGCCGCCCACGCGGCACCTGCACAGCCTGCCACTGCCAACGGCTGGGCCGCGTTTCGCAGCCTGTTCGAGCTGGACCCGGCCTACGCACACTTTGCCAACTTCCTGATCACCTCGCACCCAAGGCCCGTGCGCGAAGCCATCGAGGCGCTGCGCGCCCGCTTCGACCGCCACCCGGCCCGCATGGTCGACTGGGACAGCCAGTCGGAGTGGAAGCACGAAGCCGCCGTGCGTGAATGGGCAGCCCGCTACCTCGAAGTGACGCCCCGGCAAATCGCCCTGACCGGCAGCACCACCGAAGGCCTGGGGCTGATCTATGGCGGGCTGAAGATTGCCCCGGGGCAGGAAATTCTCACCACCGTGCACGAGCATTCGGCCGCCCGTCACACCATGGGCTTTCGCACCACGCGCGATGGCACGCCAGTTCACCGGTTGCGCCTGTTCGAAGACCCCGCCAAGGTCAACAGCGACCAGGTACTGGCCACCATTGCGGCTGCCATCGGGCCGAAAACCCGGGTGCTGGGCATGACCTGGGTGCATTCGGGCAGTGGCGTGAAACTGCCCGTGGGCGAGATCGGCGCGCTGGTGCGCGAGGTCAATCGCCAGCGTGACGAGCAGGACCGGATCATCTACGTGATCGACGGCGTGCACGGCTTTGGTGTCGAAGACATGCGCTTTGCCGACCTCAACTGCGATTACTTCATCGCCGGCACGCACAAGTGGATGTTCGGACCGCGCGGTACCGGGATCATCTGCGCGGCGTCCACCGAACTGAAGCAGCTGAACCCGACCATTGCCACGTTTTCCGAGAATGAAGACTTTGCCACGGTGATGACGCCCGGGGGTTACCACGCGTTCGAGCATCGCTGGGCATTGGGCAAGGCGTTCGAGTTGCACCTGCAGTTGGGCAAGGCGGCGGTCCAGGCGCGAATTCATGGGCTTAATGACTATCTCAGGCAGCGGCTTGAAGCGCTGCCGGGGATCGAGCTGGTGACACCGCGCAGTGCGCAGTATTCGGCGGGGTTCACCTTCTTCCGGGTCACGGGGCAGGATGCTGACGAGATTGCCCGGTATCTCAACAGCCAGCGCATTGTGGTCGATGCGGTGTCGCGGGATGTCGGGCCGGTGGTGCGGACAGCGCCTGGGCTGTTGAATACCGAGGCGGAGATCGAGCGATTGGTCGATGCATTGAAGAAGCACGTTCGCGGATGA
- a CDS encoding alpha/beta hydrolase, translated as MALHPDLAAFLELVEFGRLTGRSLPMHAMDVAQARAEFEGSSQVLDPSPPGNVTASELQITARDGARLAARLYRQGDAGAALQPVILYLHGGGYVVGSLDSHDSVCRRLAALGEFAVLAADYRLAPEQQFPVALHDALDAANWLAEQAASLGLDNRRVVLAGDSVGASLAAVLAITAVEQPEALAFKPLAQLLFYPVTDISCQRESHREHAEGYLLETPTLAWFYQHYAPQREQRLDWRVSPLLSTLREPLAPAYLFVAEYDPLHDEGMAYRDWLMAGGTAVTFARVEGLTHDFLRMSGIVGQVEGIYRDVGEWLKRVGGQS; from the coding sequence ATGGCACTGCACCCTGATCTGGCGGCATTTCTGGAACTGGTCGAATTTGGCCGGCTGACGGGCAGGAGCCTGCCCATGCACGCGATGGACGTGGCCCAGGCCCGTGCCGAGTTCGAAGGCAGCTCGCAGGTGCTCGACCCGAGCCCGCCTGGCAACGTCACGGCCAGCGAGCTGCAGATTACCGCACGCGACGGTGCTCGCCTGGCGGCTCGCTTGTACCGCCAGGGCGATGCCGGCGCTGCCTTGCAGCCGGTGATCCTGTACCTGCACGGCGGCGGCTACGTGGTCGGCAGCCTCGATTCGCACGACTCGGTGTGCCGTCGCCTGGCGGCCCTGGGCGAGTTCGCGGTGCTGGCGGCAGACTACCGGCTGGCACCGGAGCAGCAGTTCCCGGTGGCCCTGCACGATGCGCTGGACGCCGCCAACTGGCTGGCTGAGCAGGCGGCCTCGCTGGGCCTGGACAACCGCCGGGTGGTGCTGGCAGGGGACAGTGTGGGCGCCAGCCTGGCGGCGGTGCTGGCCATTACGGCGGTGGAGCAGCCCGAAGCGCTGGCGTTCAAGCCGCTGGCGCAGTTGCTGTTCTACCCGGTGACCGATATCTCCTGCCAGCGTGAGTCCCATCGCGAGCATGCCGAGGGTTACCTGCTGGAGACACCTACCCTGGCGTGGTTCTACCAGCACTATGCACCGCAGCGCGAACAGCGCCTGGACTGGCGGGTGTCGCCGTTGCTGTCGACGCTGCGCGAGCCATTGGCGCCGGCGTACCTGTTCGTGGCCGAGTATGACCCGTTGCACGATGAGGGCATGGCCTATCGTGACTGGCTGATGGCGGGCGGGACGGCGGTGACCTTTGCCCGGGTGGAGGGGTTGACCCATGACTTCTTGCGCATGTCGGGGATCGTGGGGCAGGTGGAGGGGATTTACCGGGATGTCGGGGAGTGGTTGAAGCGGGTCGGCGGCCAATCCTGA